Proteins from a genomic interval of Arachis hypogaea cultivar Tifrunner chromosome 10, arahy.Tifrunner.gnm2.J5K5, whole genome shotgun sequence:
- the LOC112716943 gene encoding uncharacterized protein, translating to MDTQKSQPETHSSSVATAPAATSCRKKKNEEATFLQDVKDHIDEFVHASMEEHKTCFQKTVQKMFGLSKVVAERNSDATKEVESSLPLQTIVQD from the exons ATGGACACACAGAAAAGCCAACCCGAAACACATTCATCATCAGTTGCAACTGCACCAGCGGCTACGTCATGTCgaaagaagaagaacgaagaagCAACATTCTTGCAGGATGTGAAGGATCACATTGACGAGTTTGTTCATGCTTCGATGGAAGAACACAAAACTTGCTTTCAGAAAACAGTTCAGAAG ATGTTTGGCTTATCCAAGGTTGTTGCGGAAAGGAACTCTGATGCTACCAAAGAAGTTGAAAGCTCTCTGCCTCTTCAGACAATCGTACAAGATTAG
- the LOC112716942 gene encoding probable choline kinase 2 → MDLANNTAGASERPAKHNEGAIGSPINDKASYAGIPSNNEVAGTGIPVTDLSVSSANPAKDEPGGANRVNDQADSSENLAKDKLDGAENSDEDKPDSPINLVNYRSGGAENPPNDKFSSAEMPVKELAAGIGTPVGTAESPVKRKDGSENPINNTKGDIETSVNDKADSAENAVDDKTRGIENLVNDKADEAESPLNKQADAAEIPVKVKQLAAENIVEYKADAVECPVDSNVNRLPAEAKEILISLASKWEDVLDPNALQVIPLKGAMTNVVFQIKWRTKAGETSRKVLVRIYGEGVDVFFDRHDEIRTFEFMSKHGQGPSLLGRFANGRVEEFIHARTLSASDLREPSISALIAAKMKEFHDLDMPGEKKVHLWDRLRTWLSEAKRLSSPKEVEAFYLDIIDREIFVLQNELSGAASQRIGFCHNDLQYGNIMLDEETNAVTIIDYEYASYNPVAYDIANHFCEMAANYHTETPHILNYKNYPDLEERRRFVNTYLSSSGAQPNGSEVEDLLQEIEKYTLANHIFWGVWGIISAQVNKIDFNYKEYAKQRFQEYWTRKPYLLSHDAPSPYNAPSPYNNPAEGTGELAAPPQPPPPPPTHARKSSGIFKKMKRVLGLGLFRSSKNSSS, encoded by the exons ATGGATCTTGCAAACAACACAGCAGGTGCTTCAGAAAGGCCTGCAAAACACAACGAAGGTGCTATAGGAAGTCCTATAAATGATAAAGCCAGTTATGCAGGAATTCCTTCAAACAATGAAGTGGCCGGCACAGGAATTCCTGTTACGGACCTTTCAGTTAGTTCAGCAAATCCTGCAAAAGACGAACCAGGTGGTGCTAACCGTGTAAATGACCAAGCTGATAGTTCAGAAAATCTTGCAAAGGACAAATTAGATGGTGCAGAAAATTCTGATGAAGACAAACCTGATTCTCCCATAAACCTTGTAAATTACCGATCAGGTGGTGCAGAAAATCCACCAAATGACAAATTCAGTAGTGCAGAAATGCCTGTGAAGGAACTAGCAGCTGGTATAGGAACTCCTGTAGGTACCGCAGAAAGTCCTGTGAAGAGAAAAGATGGTTCAGAAAATCCTATAAATAATACAAAAGGTGATATAGAAACTTCTGTAAATGACAAGGCAGATTCTGCTGAAAATGCCGTGGATGACAAAACACGTGGCATAGAAAATCTTGTAAATGATAAAGCAGATGAAGCAGAAAGTCCTTTAAACAAACAAGCAGATGCTGCAGAAATTCCTGTAAAAGTCAAACAACTGGCTGCTGAAAACATTGTAGAATACAAAGCAGATGCTGTTGAATGCCCTGTAGACAGCAACGTAAATCGTCTTCCAGCTGAAGCAAAGGAGATATTAATATCACTGGCAAGTAAATGGGAGGATGTGTTGGATCCAAATGCATTGCAGGTGATTCCTCTCAAAGGGGCAATGACAAATGTGGTATTTCAGATAAAGTGGAGAACTAAAGCTGGGGAAACATCACGGAAGGTTCTAGTTAGAATCTATGGTGAGGGTGTTGACGTTTTCTTTGATAGGCATGATGAGATCCGGACATTTGAATTCATGTCAAAACATGGGCAGGGACCATCTCTACTAGGACGGTTTGCAAATGGTCGCGTCGAAGAATTTATCCACGCACGG ACATTATCAGCATCTGATCTGCGTGAACCATCAATCTCTGCTCTTATAGCAGCCAAAATGAAGGAGTTCCACGATCTTGACATGCCTGGTGAAAAGAAAGTCCACCTTTGGGATAGATTACG AACATGGCTTAGCGAGGCCAAACGTTTGTCATCCCCTAAAGAAGTGGAAGCCTTTTATTTGGACATAATTGACAGGGAAATCTTTGTTTTGCAAAATGAACTATCAGGTGCTGCAAGCCAACGGATAGGATTTTGCCACAATGATTTGCAGTATGGTAACATAATGCTTGATGAAGAGACCAATGCTGTCACCATAATA GATTATGAATATGCAAGTTATAATCCTGTAGCATATGACATAGCAAACCACTTCTGTGAGATGGCTGCTAACTATCATACAGAAACACCTCATATTCTCAACTACAAGAACTATCCTG ATCTTGAGGAGCGTAGAAGATTTGTGAACACATATTTGAGTTCCTCAG GTGCGCAACCAAATGGCAGTGAAGTGGAGGATCTACTTCAAGAAATTGAGAAGTATACACTTGCAAATCATATTTTCTGGGGCGTTTGGGGAATAATTTCG GCTCAAGTAAACAAAATTGATTTCAACTACAAGGAGTATGCGAAACAGAGGTTTCAAGAATACTGGACAAGGAAACCTTATCTTTTAAGCCATGATGCTCCCTCTCCTTATAATGCACCTTCTCCTTATAACAATCCTGCCGAGGGTACAg GAGAGCTAGCAGcgccaccacaaccaccaccaccaccaccaactcaTGCAAGGAAGAGCTCGGGTATCTTCAAAAAGATGAAGAGAGTTTTAGGTCTTGGCTTGTTCAGGTCCTCCAAGAACTCGTCCAGTTAG